CCTTCCAGACAACCGCCCTTGATTACCCGGCCAATCCCAACGGCTCTGTCGCGGGTATTGCCGGTGTTTGCGACGAAAGCGGGCGCCTGTTCGGCCTGATGCCTCACCCCGAAGCCTATGTGCACCGCACTCACCATCCTCGTTGGACCCGGGACTCCGGCTTGTCCGAGGAAGGAATGGGATTGTGGTTTTATCAGAATGCGGTGCGCTTTCTTCGCGAGACTGTTTTATGACCTCTGCGGGTATCTTTTCCCAGGGTGTTTGTGTTAAAGTTGATCTCACTTGACAAAAACAGTCAAGTTCCCATAAAACCTACATAAAAGCAAAGGCTTGGCGAATTATGTTTGACAAGTTGCATGAAGAATGCGGTGTCTTCGGCATCTTCGGCCATCCGGAAGCATCCAACCTCAGTTATCTTGGACTCTATGCCTTGCAACACCGCGGCCAGGAAGGTTGCGGAATTGTCTCCTCGGACGGTACGCGGTTGCATGCCCATCGTGGCATGGGCCTGGTTGCCGATGTTTTCAGGGATGAGGAGATCTTCAACCGATTGTCCGGACCCTCTGCCATCGGCCATGTGCGCTATTCCACCGCCGGCGGCAAAGATGTCAAAAACGTGCAGCCGATTATGGTGGATTACCTGCGCGGCAGCATCGCCGTTGCGCACAACGGCAACCTGGTCAATGCTCAGGAAATCCGCAACGAACTGGAGCTTGCCGGTTCGATTTTTTCCACGACCTCGGACACCGAGGTTATTGTTCACCTTCTGGCCAAGGCGCAGTCCGACTCCCTGCCTGACCGCGTGAGCGAAGTGCTGCAGGTGGTACGCGGAGCCTATAGCCTGGTTTTTCTCACCGAGACGCGCCTGGTGGCAGTGCGCGATCCCAACGGCTTTAGGCCTCTGGTGCTGGGACGACTTGACGGCGCCTACGTGGTCGCTTCCGAATCCTGTGCCTTTGATCTTATCGAGGCTGAATTCATCCGCGAGATCGAGCCTGGGGAGATGATCGTCGTCGATAAAGAAGGCATGAAGAGCTATCACATCTTCG
The Geoalkalibacter ferrihydriticus DSM 17813 DNA segment above includes these coding regions:
- the purF gene encoding amidophosphoribosyltransferase: MFDKLHEECGVFGIFGHPEASNLSYLGLYALQHRGQEGCGIVSSDGTRLHAHRGMGLVADVFRDEEIFNRLSGPSAIGHVRYSTAGGKDVKNVQPIMVDYLRGSIAVAHNGNLVNAQEIRNELELAGSIFSTTSDTEVIVHLLAKAQSDSLPDRVSEVLQVVRGAYSLVFLTETRLVAVRDPNGFRPLVLGRLDGAYVVASESCAFDLIEAEFIREIEPGEMIVVDKEGMKSYHIFGKVNPTPCIFEHIYFARPDSIVFGRQVYGVRKEFGRMLAREYAVDADVVIPIPDSGVPSAIGYAEESGIPFQLGLIRNHYVGRTFIEPQQSIRHFGVKIKLNPVREVIEGKRVVVIDDSIVRGTTARKIIKMIRAAGAKEIHMRISSPPTSFPCYYGIDTPTRKELISSSHTVEEINRYITSDTLGYLSREGMRAAVGQPGGTKGGHFCDACFSGFYPVKFPRLKADSQLGLF